A stretch of Myxococcus hansupus DNA encodes these proteins:
- a CDS encoding penicillin-binding protein 1A: MSDPKSADRSRSKLVLEGVPTKRWWKFLLKSAGWLALTGATAAGIAVTALYYVYSDGLPAIPKVDEYWPPIVTEVYTDDAVLAGEFYEERRKVVAYDRIPKRLVQAFIASEDSSFFDHFGVDVLGTARAGFKTVSSKLGLRSGGIQGGSTLTQQTAKAVLISAEGYKSATAKTLTRKIREAILARRLEESLTKEEILYLYLNNVFLGHHSYGVQSAAENYYRKDVRDLTLGEMTLIAGLPQAPSRYSPFLRPEAARKRRSYVLRRMLVEGMISQAEHDAANAEEVKVYPVEDVFHEFAPYFVEQVRKDLVDRYGNPVLLKAGLKVFTTMDSERQRAAQDAVLHGLLSVDKRQGWRGPVEQLASKDAVQEFITKAKKTMGAQELVENRLYVGVVTAIDSDGKGADVQVGPHKGRLPLLGMRWARKVNPEGYYPAMMITSVKKAIAENDVIVVRHVTKKDLTDDKEQWDKKLADEIPSEGVKLFRLEQTPEAQSALVSIDPHRQYLSAMVGGYDFDDNEFNRAFQACRQPGSSFKPFVYSAALEQLDWTQATVLVDSPIVEHDPDTKVSWKPANYSDKFEGEVLLRTSLVNSLNVPAVKTFGAVGVKNMAAWSTKLGITTPMNMDFSAALGSSCVYPVDLANAYATFNRYGRKKPTYFIRKIEDRWGRTLEDHTAFDDAWAPLQDRVAAGYARLFEPGEQVMSPEAGFILTHLLRGVVLQGTGGPAQRLGKPAAGKTGTTNDSFDAWFAGYTRDLVTVAWVGYDLNPHPLGRYETGGRAALPIWLNYMKSALEGRPQSEFYPWQSMNLVRLHIDKKTGKIAPAGSKDSELMFFKKGTEPKDAVPDKNTVDVDQFMMGAQ, translated from the coding sequence ATGTCCGACCCTAAATCCGCTGACCGCAGCCGCTCGAAGCTGGTGCTCGAGGGCGTCCCAACCAAGCGCTGGTGGAAGTTCCTGCTGAAGAGCGCGGGATGGCTGGCGCTGACCGGGGCCACGGCCGCCGGGATTGCCGTGACGGCCCTGTACTACGTGTACTCGGATGGGTTGCCCGCAATCCCGAAGGTGGACGAGTACTGGCCGCCCATCGTCACCGAGGTCTACACCGACGACGCGGTGCTCGCGGGTGAGTTCTACGAAGAGCGCCGCAAGGTGGTGGCCTACGACCGGATTCCGAAGCGGCTGGTGCAGGCGTTCATCGCCTCCGAGGACTCCAGCTTCTTCGACCACTTCGGCGTGGACGTGTTGGGCACCGCGCGCGCCGGCTTCAAGACGGTGAGCTCGAAGCTGGGCCTGCGCTCCGGCGGCATCCAGGGTGGTTCCACGCTGACGCAGCAGACCGCGAAGGCGGTGCTCATCTCCGCGGAGGGCTACAAGTCCGCCACCGCGAAGACGCTCACCCGCAAGATTCGCGAGGCCATCCTCGCCCGGCGCCTGGAGGAGTCGCTGACGAAGGAGGAGATTCTCTACCTCTACCTCAACAACGTCTTCCTCGGTCACCACAGCTACGGCGTGCAGAGCGCCGCGGAGAACTACTACCGCAAGGACGTGCGCGACCTGACGCTGGGCGAGATGACGCTCATCGCGGGCCTGCCGCAGGCGCCCAGCCGCTACTCGCCGTTCCTGCGTCCGGAGGCGGCCCGCAAGCGCCGCTCCTACGTGCTGCGCCGCATGCTGGTGGAGGGCATGATTTCGCAGGCCGAGCACGACGCCGCCAACGCCGAAGAGGTGAAGGTGTACCCCGTGGAGGACGTCTTCCACGAGTTCGCGCCGTACTTCGTGGAGCAGGTGCGCAAGGACCTGGTGGACCGCTACGGCAACCCCGTGCTGCTCAAGGCGGGCCTCAAGGTCTTCACCACCATGGACAGTGAGCGCCAGCGCGCCGCGCAGGACGCGGTGCTGCACGGCCTGTTGTCGGTGGACAAGCGCCAGGGCTGGCGCGGCCCGGTGGAGCAGCTTGCGTCGAAGGACGCGGTCCAGGAGTTCATCACCAAGGCGAAGAAGACGATGGGCGCGCAGGAGCTGGTGGAGAACCGGCTCTACGTGGGCGTCGTCACCGCCATCGACTCGGACGGCAAGGGCGCCGACGTGCAGGTGGGGCCGCACAAGGGCCGGTTGCCGCTCTTGGGCATGCGCTGGGCGCGCAAGGTGAACCCGGAGGGCTACTACCCGGCGATGATGATCACGTCGGTGAAGAAGGCCATCGCGGAGAATGACGTCATCGTGGTGCGCCACGTGACGAAGAAGGACCTCACGGACGACAAGGAGCAGTGGGACAAGAAGCTGGCGGATGAAATCCCCAGCGAGGGCGTGAAGCTCTTCCGCCTGGAGCAGACGCCGGAGGCGCAGAGCGCGCTCGTCTCCATCGACCCCCACCGTCAGTACCTCTCCGCGATGGTGGGCGGGTACGACTTCGACGACAACGAATTCAACCGCGCGTTCCAGGCGTGCCGCCAGCCGGGCAGCTCGTTCAAGCCCTTCGTGTACTCCGCGGCGCTGGAGCAGCTCGACTGGACGCAGGCCACCGTGCTGGTCGACTCGCCCATCGTCGAGCACGACCCGGACACCAAGGTGTCGTGGAAGCCGGCCAACTACAGCGACAAGTTCGAGGGCGAGGTGCTGCTGCGCACCTCGCTGGTCAACTCGCTCAACGTGCCCGCGGTGAAGACGTTCGGCGCGGTGGGCGTGAAGAACATGGCCGCGTGGAGCACGAAGCTCGGCATCACCACGCCCATGAACATGGACTTCTCCGCGGCGCTGGGCTCCTCGTGCGTGTACCCGGTGGACCTGGCCAACGCCTACGCCACCTTCAACCGGTACGGCCGCAAGAAGCCCACGTACTTCATCCGCAAGATTGAAGACCGCTGGGGCCGCACGCTGGAGGACCACACGGCCTTCGACGACGCGTGGGCGCCGCTGCAGGACCGCGTGGCCGCCGGCTACGCGCGCCTCTTCGAGCCGGGCGAGCAGGTGATGAGCCCGGAGGCTGGCTTCATCCTCACGCACCTCCTGCGCGGCGTGGTGCTCCAGGGCACCGGTGGCCCCGCGCAGCGCCTGGGCAAGCCGGCGGCGGGCAAGACGGGCACCACGAACGACTCCTTCGACGCGTGGTTCGCCGGCTACACCCGCGACCTGGTGACGGTGGCGTGGGTGGGCTACGACTTGAACCCGCACCCGCTGGGCCGCTACGAGACGGGCGGCCGCGCCGCGCTCCCCATCTGGCTCAACTACATGAAGAGCGCGCTGGAGGGCCGCCCGCAGTCGGAGTTCTACCCGTGGCAGTCCATGAACCTGGTGCGGCTCCACATCGACAAGAAGACGGGGAAGATTGCCCCCGCCGGCTCCAAGGATTCGGAGCTGATGTTCTTCAAGAAGGGCACCGAGCCGAAGGACGCGGTGCCCGACAAGAACACGGTCGACGTCGATCAGTTCATGATGGGCGCGCAGTAG
- the pyrF gene encoding orotidine-5'-phosphate decarboxylase: MTTPLPFAHRFSQLAEQRSPFCLGIDPSKDLLARWGLPDNAQGLRDFCERVADAAGDRVAVVKPQSAFFERHGPAGLQVLQDVMRRFKAAGTLTLLDVKRGDIGSTMDAYAESLFGEGSAYAADAATFTAYLGLGALLKTLERARASGAAAFVVVRSSNPEGTSLQTARGEDGRTVAEALADGLRAFNEKPGKDAAPVAGAVMGATLPDSDHGVIERLGGALLLTPGIGAQGAGFDDLKRLFAGREAQVIPTATRSVLEAGPDAASLRQALDRHLAPARAFRATARPS; encoded by the coding sequence GTGACGACGCCCCTTCCCTTCGCCCACCGCTTCAGCCAACTGGCCGAACAGCGCTCGCCGTTCTGCCTGGGCATCGACCCGTCGAAAGATTTGCTCGCGCGCTGGGGCCTGCCCGACAACGCGCAGGGCCTGCGCGACTTCTGCGAGCGCGTGGCCGACGCCGCGGGAGACCGCGTCGCGGTGGTGAAGCCGCAGAGCGCCTTCTTCGAGCGCCACGGCCCCGCGGGCCTCCAGGTGCTCCAGGATGTAATGCGCCGCTTCAAGGCCGCGGGCACCCTCACCCTGCTGGACGTGAAGCGCGGTGACATCGGCTCCACCATGGACGCGTACGCGGAGAGCCTCTTCGGCGAGGGCAGCGCCTACGCGGCGGACGCGGCCACCTTCACCGCCTACCTGGGCCTGGGCGCCCTGCTGAAGACGCTGGAGCGCGCGCGCGCGTCCGGGGCCGCCGCCTTCGTGGTGGTGCGCTCCTCCAACCCGGAGGGCACGTCACTCCAGACGGCACGCGGCGAGGACGGCCGCACCGTGGCGGAGGCGCTGGCGGACGGCCTGCGCGCCTTCAACGAGAAGCCCGGCAAGGACGCGGCGCCGGTGGCGGGCGCCGTCATGGGCGCCACCCTCCCGGACTCGGACCACGGCGTCATCGAGCGGCTCGGCGGAGCGCTGCTGCTCACGCCCGGCATCGGCGCGCAGGGCGCCGGCTTCGACGACTTGAAGCGACTGTTCGCGGGGCGCGAGGCGCAGGTCATCCCCACCGCCACGCGCTCGGTGCTGGAGGCGGGGCCGGATGCCGCCTCCCTGCGTCAAGCGCTGGACCGGCACCTGGCGCCGGCCCGCGCCTTCCGCGCTACTGCGCGCCCATCATGA
- a CDS encoding SDR family oxidoreductase has product MTETNYRTALVTGASSGLGRGLALWLAKRGVRVFATGRRLPQLQALTAEAQAAGVTIEPVEMDVTKPDATMERIRALDAECGGLDLVVANAGVGGTTNAKRLQWERVRGIIDTNVTGAAATLSAVLPNMVERKRGHLVGVSSLAGIRGLAGHAAYSASKAFLSTFMESLRVDLSGTGVRATCIYPGFVKSEMTATNNFPMPFLMETHDAVELMGQGIVRGDAEVSFPWQLAVPTRMAKVLPNPIFDAAARRLR; this is encoded by the coding sequence ATGACGGAGACGAACTACCGGACGGCCTTGGTGACGGGCGCCTCGAGCGGCCTGGGCCGCGGATTGGCGCTGTGGCTCGCGAAGCGCGGCGTCCGCGTGTTCGCCACGGGCCGCCGCCTGCCGCAGTTGCAGGCCCTGACGGCCGAGGCCCAGGCGGCCGGCGTCACCATTGAACCGGTGGAGATGGACGTCACGAAGCCGGACGCCACGATGGAGCGCATCCGCGCGCTCGACGCGGAGTGTGGCGGCCTGGACCTGGTGGTGGCCAACGCGGGCGTGGGCGGCACCACGAACGCCAAGCGCCTCCAGTGGGAGCGCGTGCGCGGCATCATCGACACCAACGTCACTGGCGCCGCGGCCACGCTGAGCGCCGTGCTGCCCAACATGGTGGAGCGCAAGCGCGGGCACCTGGTGGGCGTCTCCAGCCTCGCGGGCATCCGAGGCCTGGCGGGCCACGCGGCCTACTCCGCGTCCAAGGCCTTCCTGTCCACCTTCATGGAGAGCCTGCGCGTGGACCTGAGCGGCACCGGCGTGCGCGCCACCTGCATCTACCCCGGCTTCGTGAAGAGCGAGATGACGGCCACCAACAACTTCCCCATGCCCTTCCTCATGGAGACGCATGACGCGGTGGAGCTGATGGGCCAGGGCATCGTCCGCGGCGACGCGGAGGTGTCCTTCCCCTGGCAGCTCGCGGTGCCCACGCGCATGGCGAAGGTGCTGCCCAATCCCATCTTCGACGCGGCCGCGCGCCGGCTGCGCTGA
- a CDS encoding histone deacetylase produces MSSTLLLTDPLFFQHDPGQGHPESPSRLRRILGVLASAPVKGTLLTAPRSATDAELAAVHTPELLAYLQRLNGQKAQVDADTLVSPDSVDAARLAAGASIQAVEAVMKGEARNAFALVRPPGHHAEPDKAMGFCLLNNAAIAAEAGRRLGAERVLVLDWDVHHGNGTQAAFWKRRDVMYQSVHQFPYYPGTGAADEVGRGPGEGYTVNVGLPGGNSDADYGMIFEELLLPVADAFKPQLILVSAGFDSHQHDPIGGMDVSERGFAAMCSAMKSLADSACDGRLVLLLEGGYSLEGLSQSVHACVEVLAGRKDSFPTGDVHADARDALKASRDAMRPYWPRM; encoded by the coding sequence ATGTCCTCCACCCTGCTACTGACGGACCCCCTCTTCTTCCAGCATGACCCCGGGCAGGGCCACCCCGAGTCGCCCTCCCGTCTGCGGCGCATCCTCGGCGTGCTGGCGAGCGCGCCAGTGAAGGGCACGCTGCTCACCGCGCCGCGCTCGGCCACGGACGCGGAGCTGGCGGCGGTGCACACGCCGGAGCTGCTCGCGTACCTCCAGCGCCTCAACGGGCAGAAGGCGCAAGTCGACGCGGACACCCTCGTGTCCCCCGACAGCGTGGACGCGGCGAGGCTCGCCGCCGGCGCCTCCATCCAGGCGGTGGAGGCGGTGATGAAGGGCGAGGCCCGCAACGCCTTCGCGCTGGTGCGCCCGCCCGGCCACCACGCCGAGCCCGACAAGGCCATGGGCTTCTGCCTGCTCAACAACGCGGCCATCGCCGCGGAGGCGGGACGGCGGCTGGGCGCCGAGCGCGTGCTGGTGCTCGACTGGGACGTGCACCACGGCAACGGCACCCAGGCGGCCTTCTGGAAGCGCCGCGACGTCATGTACCAGTCGGTGCACCAGTTCCCCTACTACCCGGGCACCGGCGCGGCCGACGAGGTTGGCAGAGGCCCGGGTGAGGGCTACACCGTCAACGTGGGCCTGCCGGGCGGCAACTCGGACGCGGACTACGGAATGATTTTCGAGGAGCTGCTGCTGCCCGTGGCGGACGCGTTCAAGCCGCAGCTCATCCTGGTGTCCGCGGGCTTCGACTCGCACCAGCACGACCCGATTGGCGGCATGGACGTCAGCGAGCGCGGCTTCGCGGCCATGTGCTCCGCGATGAAGTCCCTGGCCGACAGCGCGTGTGACGGCCGGTTGGTGCTGCTGCTGGAGGGCGGCTATTCGCTGGAGGGCCTGTCGCAGTCCGTGCATGCGTGCGTGGAGGTGCTCGCCGGGCGCAAGGACAGCTTCCCCACGGGGGACGTCCACGCGGACGCGCGGGACGCGCTGAAGGCCAGCCGCGACGCGATGCGGCCCTACTGGCCCCGCATGTAG
- a CDS encoding methyl-accepting chemotaxis protein, with amino-acid sequence MALRFKKPGLRRLLLGSFALVLALILGTLYFVVPSRVEAHLEERLQTRGVARAGLAVTMLTTQPAAALPDSLERLRDGDDDFKVLAVLSSEGQVLATHPREPPAWFQEELKARQGAPLDGLRFANGDRVVARPVTLSGGVVGQVLVVLDNAGLNAVVTELRHLVLLAFGIGLALFLLVAFFISRAFILVPLDAMMGMARRLAEADLTGRVDVGTQDELGQLAEALNRIAQSWRDTLGRVRGVSDVVAGVVEQIHRTGTTVSSGAGTVQARVEETSSSMVQMMASLRGIAENVEVLYQSAEESSSSIMEMAATNDEVAENVQAMAASVEETTSAIEEMTFSIKEVATNIQELSASTEETSSAISEMDAAIGQVEANAKETARLSEQVFEDAQTGVESLRKTLTGIDRIKDTSRSAASVIDSLGRRISEIGNILNVIDDVAEQTNLLALNAAIIAAQAGEHGKGFAVVAEEIKDLAERTGASTKEIAELIRSIQEESRHAVVVMNQGVRSVEEGVQLGREAEGALRKINDSTQKSTQMVKAIARATVEQARGSKQVTASIHRISESVQQISKASNEQARGGEQIMKSAEKMKALTAHVQRSSQEQAHGSKQITRSIESINEMVTHLNRAQKEQTKGSEQVLKAVETIKGVSEHQTRSVKQLEEAIDNLQRQAEILRAEVRRFRV; translated from the coding sequence TTGGCTCTCCGGTTCAAGAAACCCGGCCTGCGCCGGCTGCTGCTCGGCTCCTTCGCGCTCGTCCTCGCACTCATCCTGGGGACGCTCTACTTCGTCGTTCCGTCGCGCGTGGAGGCCCACCTGGAGGAGCGCCTGCAGACGCGGGGCGTCGCCCGGGCGGGCCTGGCTGTCACCATGCTGACAACCCAGCCCGCCGCGGCCCTGCCCGACAGCCTGGAGCGGCTGCGGGACGGCGACGATGACTTCAAGGTGCTGGCCGTGCTCTCCAGCGAGGGGCAGGTGCTGGCCACCCACCCCCGCGAGCCTCCCGCCTGGTTCCAGGAGGAGTTGAAGGCCCGACAGGGCGCGCCGCTGGACGGCCTGCGCTTCGCCAACGGTGACCGCGTGGTGGCACGCCCGGTGACGTTGTCCGGGGGCGTGGTGGGGCAGGTGCTGGTGGTGCTCGACAACGCCGGCCTGAACGCGGTCGTCACCGAGCTGCGCCATCTCGTGCTGCTCGCGTTCGGCATTGGCCTGGCGCTCTTCCTGCTGGTGGCCTTCTTCATCTCCCGCGCGTTCATCCTGGTTCCGCTGGACGCGATGATGGGCATGGCGCGCCGGCTGGCGGAGGCGGACCTCACGGGCCGCGTGGACGTGGGCACCCAGGACGAGCTGGGGCAGTTGGCCGAGGCGCTCAACCGCATTGCCCAGAGCTGGCGTGACACGCTGGGCCGGGTGCGCGGCGTGTCGGACGTCGTGGCGGGCGTGGTGGAGCAGATTCACCGCACCGGCACCACCGTGTCGTCCGGCGCGGGCACGGTGCAGGCGCGCGTGGAGGAGACGTCGTCCTCCATGGTGCAGATGATGGCCTCGCTGCGCGGCATCGCGGAGAACGTGGAGGTCCTCTACCAGAGCGCCGAGGAGAGCAGCTCCTCCATCATGGAGATGGCCGCCACCAACGACGAGGTGGCGGAGAACGTCCAGGCCATGGCGGCCAGCGTGGAGGAGACGACCAGCGCCATCGAGGAGATGACGTTCTCCATCAAGGAGGTGGCCACCAACATCCAGGAGCTGTCCGCCTCCACGGAGGAGACGTCCTCGGCCATCAGTGAGATGGACGCGGCCATTGGCCAGGTGGAGGCCAACGCCAAGGAGACGGCGCGGCTGTCCGAGCAGGTCTTCGAGGACGCGCAGACGGGCGTGGAGTCCCTGCGCAAGACGCTCACCGGCATCGACCGCATCAAGGACACGAGCCGCTCCGCAGCCAGCGTCATCGACAGCCTGGGCCGGCGCATCTCCGAGATTGGCAACATCCTCAACGTCATCGACGACGTGGCCGAGCAGACGAACCTGCTGGCGCTCAACGCGGCCATCATCGCCGCGCAGGCGGGCGAGCACGGCAAGGGCTTCGCGGTGGTGGCGGAGGAAATCAAGGACCTGGCCGAGCGCACCGGCGCGTCCACGAAGGAAATCGCGGAGCTCATCCGCAGCATCCAGGAGGAGAGCCGTCACGCCGTGGTGGTGATGAACCAGGGCGTGCGCAGCGTGGAGGAGGGCGTGCAGCTCGGCCGCGAGGCGGAAGGGGCGCTGCGCAAAATCAACGACAGCACCCAGAAGTCCACGCAGATGGTGAAGGCCATTGCCCGCGCCACGGTGGAGCAGGCGCGCGGCAGCAAGCAGGTGACGGCGTCCATCCACCGCATCAGCGAGTCGGTGCAGCAGATCTCCAAGGCCTCCAACGAGCAGGCCCGCGGCGGCGAGCAAATCATGAAGAGCGCGGAGAAGATGAAGGCGCTCACCGCCCACGTGCAGCGCAGCAGCCAGGAGCAGGCGCACGGCAGCAAGCAAATCACCCGCTCCATCGAGAGCATCAACGAGATGGTCACCCACCTGAACCGCGCCCAGAAGGAGCAGACCAAGGGCAGCGAGCAGGTGCTCAAGGCGGTGGAGACCATCAAGGGCGTGTCGGAACACCAGACGCGCTCCGTGAAACAACTGGAGGAGGCCATCGACAACCTCCAGCGGCAGGCGGAAATCCTCCGTGCGGAGGTTCGCCGCTTCCGGGTGTAA